The genomic segment AGTGTAATACACTTTTTTGTATTTTTTATGTATTGGAAGTGAAAAAAACTCGCCGTTGATCGGCGAGCCTGCAGCTAGTTTATTTGGCTAGTTCATCATGCGGATTCATATTGCTGATTTATTTTAAGGCTGGGTAACACCATCATTCCATCCCCCCATTGCGTGGGAGCACAACACACAATCACTGCACACCGACACCCGGTTGTCAAAAATCGTTTCAATCGTCCGGATAACCTGCATATCGACATGCTGCGTATGAACGACAATTTGCTTCGGTGATGCAGCAATTAGCGAGCTGATGACCATATCCTCAATGTTCATTTCCGTTTCCAGCATTTCGGCTACCAAGCGATCGGAATGCGGCTTCGGCTCAAACAATTGGAATTTGTCATTATACAAAATAAATTCATGGTTGCCTTTATGAACCAAATGGACCATGGCGACCTTCGATTGCTGCAGCCCCACAAAATATTTGAGCAGCGAAATAAACTCCTGATATTGCTTATCCAGCACATATTCATCCAAGGCATATTCCACAATATCGCCTAGCTCGTGTCGATATCCATGAAGCCTGAAGGTGGCGATACCGCCAAGGTCGAGCTGTGTATTTTCACTTAAATACAGTTCGATTTCCTCGGCCACCTTAAGCTTGCGGCGCTTTCTGTCCGCATCCAGAAACTTGGCATTCAACCCATCCAGATCGGTATCCTGCATCAGCTGGCTGCAATATTTTTCGATAACGGAGATGTCTGTGGAATGACCGCCCTGATATTTTTTCTTAATAATGCTGATAAGCATTTCCGATTCCAAATTGGTTACAACAAATTCAGCAAGCGCTTTGGCTGCGCTGTGGTACAGCATTTCTCCATGCTTATTCAGTTGAAAATAAGGCGTTGCCGACTGGCACATAATGGTGCCCGCAGGCTGCAGCTCGAACTGCACCAAACGCTCCTGCGATGCTGATTCAATATGTAGATCCTCATTCGTATATTGCGCCATTAAGGCCGCTAATCCAGCCGCCGTAGATTGAAGCTTGGAAGGCAGCGTAACGGTGAATAGTTCCATAAAAAAGCCAACCCCTTTCATTCCCCTCTGAACAGTATATGGTGCACGAAGCAACGATATACGATGAAGACATTGGGAATGAAGGGGGTTATAAATGTGCTGCATTTAAGCGGCAGCTTGTGGCTGCTGAACAGCCTGTTCATTGCTGCTGCGGCTCATAAGCCATAAGGTCAGCCAAATGAGCAGGAAGCCGCTAAGCTGCCCTAACGTCAGCGTCTGGCCAAATACGAGCCAGTTAATCAATACGCCGACGGCAGGGAAGGAAAGCTCAGCAAGCGTCGCGTATACAGCTTTAGTCGAGGAAAGCCCTTTGTAATACAGCAGCATGCTGATTAAGCCAGGGAAAAAAGCTTGAAACAATAAATTGACGGCAATGAGCGACAATTGGCTGCCCTCGGCATTGAGGCTCCATGCGTCGCCGCTTGCCAGCAAAATGACGCTGAGCAGCGGCAGCGCAAGCAGAAACCTGAGAGACGTCACAATGGAAAAGGACAATTTCTTTTGCAGCAAATATTTGCCCATGACGGTCGAGCCGCCCCACAAGGCCGCCGCAATAATCGAGAACAGGCAGCTGAGCAAAGCAAGGTCATGCAGGCCGACTAGCGGCGAGCCGAACCCGAAGGTCAGCAAATAGGTGCCTGCGAGCGCCGCCAGCAAAAAGACGAAAAACTTCCGCGGCAGCTTTTCCTTCAGCAAAACTCTGGCGAGCAAAATCGCAAATAACGGCTGGAGCTTCTGAAGCAGGAGCACCGCATTCGCGCTGCCATGCGAGAAGGCTGCGGTGAACAGCACCGTCGCTACAGCTGAGCCGCCCCAGGAAATGAACAGCAGCGCCCCGATGACGCCAATGGACAGCTTGCCGACTAATGTACGGCGGAATTTAAACAATACGGGAACTGCGTAAAAAGCGAGCAAAATATGCTCAATAAATACAATTTGTGCCGAGGTAAAGCTTTTGAGCAATAAAATTCGAAACAGCGGGTCAAGGCCCCAAAGTGTCGCGCCAAGCGCCACATACCATATCCCGTTAATGCCCGCAATGCGTGATGTTCGCCAGCCCGCTTTCTCGCTAGCCAGCTCTAATGTGTTCTGCAATTCAAAAACCTCCTGAGAAAGTTTTGAATTGAACCTTCTTTTCACTATGAAAAAGAAACAATGCCCCTGTCAGCAATCTGACAAGGGCATCATCAACAAACCTGTTAAATGATTATCATTTAACAAGCTGGTTCTGATCTTCTCCCGTCCGGACTATACCGTCGGCTCTGGATTCTCACCAGATCAGTCCCGGCTGCAAGCAGCTAGGAGTCGCGGGCTCTGGATGCTCCGAACGCATCCTTACCGCCGGTAGGGAATTGCACCCTGCCCTGAAGATTCATATTCGATTAAATCGTATTGTAACACAAAAGATTACAGTTTGAATAGTCTATTTGGTTGGAAAATTTGCATTTCCGATTAAATTTTTATTTTTCCGACCTCTTTTCTTGGTTTTCATCTATTATTCGACCCAATTTCTAACCAACCTTCATCCGTTCCTCGTCCCTTTGCTTTAACTTTGCAAGCAGAAAGTCATGCTGAATGCTGACTTCCTTAATGATGCTTCTGCCAAATGCTGCTATAGCGTCACAAAAAACGCTTGTCTACTATCTATCCTTTAACGGATAAAATAGTAGACAAGCGTTATTAACTTTAATTATTGAAAATAGCTCCGAATTAGCTGTGCACTAAAACCTAATTTTGCATTACAAAATCCTGCTCAGCCTTATCGCTTTCATTGTACATCCTTAAAATTTCATAGCGCGTATTGCGCTGCGCCGGAACTTTGCCCGCTTCGCGAATAAGCTTCAAAATCAGCTCAATGTTGACCTTATGCGTCGTACCCGCAGCGGACACTACATTTTCTTCAATCATTGTGCTGCCGAAGTCGTTGCAGCCATAGGCCAGCGAAAGTTTACCCATGTCAGGGCCCATCGTTACCCACGATGATTGCAGGTTGTCAATATTGTCGAGGAAAATGCGGCTTACCGCGACAATTTTCAAATATTCCTCCGGCTTCGCTTTCTCCATCGGCATTCTCGTATTGTCTGGCTGGAACGGCCAGGAAATAAAGGCTGTAAACCCTTCAGAGTCGTAGCCATTCGCTTTGCATTCATCTTGAACGTCACGAATGCGCAGCAAATGCAAGGCGCGCTCCTCCATCGTTTCTCCAAAGCCATAAACCATTGTAGCCGTCGTATTCATGCCATGACGATGGGCCGACTTCATCACGTCGATCCAGTCCGTATAAGAGCCCTTCTTGCGGCTGATTTTACGGCGTGTGCGGTCATCGAGGATTTCCGCGCCGCCGCCTGGCAGCGAATCCAGTCCCGCCTCATGCAGCTGGCGAACAACCTCATCCAGCGACAAGCCCTCTGATACTTCCTTCATCTTCTGTATTTCGGCAGGCGAGAAGGAGTGCATCGTAATGTCCGGGAAGCGCTGCTTGATTTCCTTCAGCAAATCCGTGTAATAAGTAAAAGGCAGATCCGGGTTCGTTCCGCCCTGCATCAAAATTTCGGTTCCGTTAACGTCAATCGTTTCTTGAATTTTGTTCATAATCGTCTCGTTATCAAGCACATAGCCCTCTTTGGAGCCTGGGGCACGATAAAAGGCGCAGAACCTGCAATAAACGTCGCACACATTCGTGTAGTTGACGTTTCTTCCTACAACGAAAGTCGTTACAGGCTCGGGATGCTTGCGCAGCATAATTTCGTTTGCCACTTTACCCATTTTCTCAATCTCGTCGGATTCGAACATAATAATACATTCTTCCAAGCTGATTCGTTCACCCCGCAGGGCCTTATCCAATATCTGGTCCAACGTTGCCATTACGCAAGACCTCCTTATCTATAGCTGTAGTTTTGATGTTGCGCTTTTTTTCACAAACTAATGAAGTATAGATTAATTTTATCATACTAAGCACTAATTCGTCATCTTTCGTTTACAGGCCATTACAGCCGCCGAGGTGAAACGGCTTTCGCCGTCCTCTGGCGGCGCGGCGCGTTTCATTCCGAGAAATATAGAGAAAGGATGGGAAAATCCTATCCTTCCCTATATTTTAAAAAGGAAAAACACGGCTTGTCAGTAATGACAGCCGTCTTTTCCTCCACTTTACGAGGTAGTTAGCCGCGCAAAGCCTGATCCAAATCTGCGAGTAAATCGTCGATATGCTCAAGGCCTACCGAATAACGGACAAGACCGTCCGTAATGCCGCGTTCATGGCGCACTTCCTTCGGCATTGCCGCATGCGACATCATCGCCGGATACGATAAAATGCTTTCTACGCCGCCTAGGCTGACAGCTACAAGCGGCAGCTTCACACGGCCAAGCATTGCTTTCGCCCGCTCGCCGCTGCCCACATCAAAGGACACGACTGCGCCATAGGCGGAGCATTGCTGTTCATGAACCTCACGGCCCGGATGATCGGCCAGGCCAGGATAATAAACCTTCGTCACTTCTGGATGGTCATTCAGCCATTCCGCCAGCTTGCGCGCGCTGCGCTCGCTATGCTCCATGCGCGCTTGCAGCGTCTT from the Paenibacillus sp. BIHB 4019 genome contains:
- a CDS encoding putative sporulation protein YtxC, yielding MELFTVTLPSKLQSTAAGLAALMAQYTNEDLHIESASQERLVQFELQPAGTIMCQSATPYFQLNKHGEMLYHSAAKALAEFVVTNLESEMLISIIKKKYQGGHSTDISVIEKYCSQLMQDTDLDGLNAKFLDADRKRRKLKVAEEIELYLSENTQLDLGGIATFRLHGYRHELGDIVEYALDEYVLDKQYQEFISLLKYFVGLQQSKVAMVHLVHKGNHEFILYNDKFQLFEPKPHSDRLVAEMLETEMNIEDMVISSLIAASPKQIVVHTQHVDMQVIRTIETIFDNRVSVCSDCVLCSHAMGGWNDGVTQP
- a CDS encoding DMT family transporter → MASEKAGWRTSRIAGINGIWYVALGATLWGLDPLFRILLLKSFTSAQIVFIEHILLAFYAVPVLFKFRRTLVGKLSIGVIGALLFISWGGSAVATVLFTAAFSHGSANAVLLLQKLQPLFAILLARVLLKEKLPRKFFVFLLAALAGTYLLTFGFGSPLVGLHDLALLSCLFSIIAAALWGGSTVMGKYLLQKKLSFSIVTSLRFLLALPLLSVILLASGDAWSLNAEGSQLSLIAVNLLFQAFFPGLISMLLYYKGLSSTKAVYATLAELSFPAVGVLINWLVFGQTLTLGQLSGFLLIWLTLWLMSRSSNEQAVQQPQAAA
- the mqnC gene encoding cyclic dehypoxanthinyl futalosine synthase — encoded protein: MATLDQILDKALRGERISLEECIIMFESDEIEKMGKVANEIMLRKHPEPVTTFVVGRNVNYTNVCDVYCRFCAFYRAPGSKEGYVLDNETIMNKIQETIDVNGTEILMQGGTNPDLPFTYYTDLLKEIKQRFPDITMHSFSPAEIQKMKEVSEGLSLDEVVRQLHEAGLDSLPGGGAEILDDRTRRKISRKKGSYTDWIDVMKSAHRHGMNTTATMVYGFGETMEERALHLLRIRDVQDECKANGYDSEGFTAFISWPFQPDNTRMPMEKAKPEEYLKIVAVSRIFLDNIDNLQSSWVTMGPDMGKLSLAYGCNDFGSTMIEENVVSAAGTTHKVNIELILKLIREAGKVPAQRNTRYEILRMYNESDKAEQDFVMQN